From the Purpureocillium takamizusanense chromosome 6, complete sequence genome, one window contains:
- a CDS encoding uncharacterized protein (EggNog:ENOG503NWR8), which translates to MAFQQPARQPVQRVARPSNAEADDVTTHARPSSERAVEESQTWVLFSPPTEVTTTSYLSESDHSLVTPGRSQLSELGSLNTVARSARHTDARQSASFSAIDDVSVEDDTELDSLDSHLPEFRSIPGAQARSHHGSPLALPVFPAHDGLGSFRLDRPVFSREAQDHIYQFERFNPRRVRRRLDSFERGHLELDYGQHQEEEKRLRIEAWRLEHSRILLDEVQRETRRRRKSQASMHRIQRAADGESDNMTWHDEDAIQTEAPPEGILARITRKVVKDFLGIDDRLLSILLGEAIPEDDELSTTPRASQLGGWEVESDSTWQVQILERLSQELGLLVSQLSHHPGAFSTYLRVQQMPLPYAGLPVIHESVDGPQTAEATEPEQHTQPSLPDFQPTVNQQSQPIAIPGRRDDESSVAKDDVPMENAFTKDEWERSLDFKLVFRYLITRFTSRSKGATPSTGPHAGTPTAQDSTAKMTRVRQHHPLIARSRPVERRAFKATMPSSPVALRHHSSCASQSTRRSARRSSCSSRHYWDIGGSLGTGSIAGPHGPMGSWGEV; encoded by the coding sequence ATGGCTTTCCAGCAACCAGCCCGTCAGCCCGTTCAAcgggtcgcccgcccgtctaATGCGGAGGCCGATGACGTGACCACTCACGCCAGACCGTCATCTGAGCGGGCCGTGGAGGAGTCGCAGACCTGGGTGCTCTTCTCCCCGCCGACCGAGGTGACCACGACCTCGTATCTCAGCGAGTCGGATCATTCGCTGGTTACACCGGGACGCTCGCAACTGAGCGAACTTGGGAGTCTGAACACCGTCGCTAGATCGGCGCGACACACGGATGCGAGGCAGTCGGCTTCCTTctccgccatcgacgacgtctccGTCGAAGACGACACAGAACTCGACAGCCTAGACAGCCATCTACCCGAATTCCGATCGATTCCTGGCGCACAAGCGCGTTCCCACCATGGAAGCCCGCTGGCGCTTCCCGTTTTCCCCGCACACGATGGACTCGGATCCTTCCGCTTGGACCGCCCCGTCTTCAGCCGAGAGGCACAGGACCACATCTACCAATTTGAGAGGTTCAACCCTCGGAGAGTCCGCCGGAGGCTGGATAGCTTTGAGCGTGGccacctcgagctcgacTATGGGCAGCAtcaggaggaagagaagcgGCTGCGCATCGAGGCCTGGCGCCTTGAGCATAGCCGCATATTGCTGGACGAGGTCCAGCGGgagacgaggcggaggcgcaaGTCGCAAGCGTCAATGCATCGCATTCAGCgagccgccgatggcgagtCAGATAACATGACCTGGCATGATGAAGATGCGATTCAAACCGAGGCTCCGCCCGAAGGCATCTTGGCCCGAATCACGCGCAAGGTTGTCAAGGACTTCTTAGGCATCGACGACAGGCTCTTGTCCATCTTGCTGGGCGAGGCAATTcccgaggacgatgagctgTCGACGACACCCCGGGCGTCACAGCTGGGCGGGTGGGAGGTCGAGAGCGATTCTACCTGGCAGGTGCAGATCCTGGAGAGGTTGTCACAGGAGCTCGGGCTGCTGGTCAGCCAGCTATCGCATCACCCGGGTGCATTCTCGACGTATTTAAGAGTGCAGCAGATGCCGCTGCCATATGCTGGCCTGCCAGTCATTCACGAGTCCGTGGACGGGCCGCAGACTGCAGAGGCAACGGAGCCCGAGCAGCACACGCAGCCATCCTTGCCAGACTTTCAGCCGACGGTGAACCAACAATCTCAACCCATTGCCATCCCCGGTCGGCGAGACGACGAAAGCAGCGTGGCCAAGGATGATGTACCGATGGAAAATGCCTTCACCAAAGACGAGTGGGAGAGGAGTCTCGATTTCAAGCTGGTGTTCCGGTATCTAATTACACGCTTTACATCGCGATCTAAGGGGGCGACACCCTCGACAGGGCCCCACGCTGGaacgccgacggcgcaggaTAGCACGGCCAAGATGACACGAGtgcggcagcaccacccTCTCATAGCGCGCTCTCGACCAGTCGAGCGGCGGGCATTCAAGGCGACAATGCCATCGAGCCCGGTAGCGCTGCGGCATCACAGCAGCTGCGCTAGCCAGAGCACGAGACGGTCCGCGCGGCGGAGCAGCTGCTCATCGCGACACTACTGGGACATTGGCGGCTCTCTGGGGACCGGGTCGATTGCAGGACCTCACGGGCCGATGGGCAGCTGGGGCGAGGTGTAA